One region of Polypterus senegalus isolate Bchr_013 chromosome 11, ASM1683550v1, whole genome shotgun sequence genomic DNA includes:
- the LOC120539573 gene encoding uncharacterized protein LOC120539573 isoform X2: MDIKDEAVVPGAHDVYIETDSRNDENPLQNETVSQRDSPEVINLSSPGVLTQLLNGSENLSEYRNWRAPQTPTPSEVSYPLSSRSRASRRRISPGPYDSLRRRLSSLGSRSPMTTYSDLASRYTLRPEHEERHRERLQELAEILGLLVDHFVKLEGPIYSAVPEMCRYLMNMNDFYRALTRK, from the exons ATGGACATCAAAGACG AAGCTGTTGTCCCTGGGGCTCACG atGTCTATATCGAGACTGATTCAAGAAatg atgaaaatcctttacagaacGAAACAGTTTCTCAAAGGGATTCCCCAGAGGTAATCAACCTCA GCTCCCCGGGCGTTTTAACTCAGTTATTGAACGGATCAGAAAATCTAAGCGAATACCGTAACTGGAGGGCCCCACAAACGCCAACCCCGTCTGAGGTCAGCTACCCGCTATCGTCCAGGTCCCGCGCCAGCCGACGTCGGATTTCTCCCGGACCCTATGACAGCCTCAGACGGCGTTTATCCAGCCTGGGGTCCCGATCGCCCATGACGACTTACTCTGACCTCGCTTCTCGTTATACCCTTAGGCCTGAACACGAGGAGAGGCATCGAGAAAGGCTGCAAGAGCTGGCTGAAATCCTTGGCCTGTTAGTggatcattttgtaaaattagaGGGTCCTATATACAGTGCCGTACCCGAAATGTGCAGATATTTGATGAATATGAATGATTTTTACAGGGCTCTAACCCGAAAGTAA
- the LOC120539573 gene encoding uncharacterized protein LOC120539573 isoform X1 has translation MDIKDEAVVPGAHDVYIETDSRNEIYIQIDSSNHDVIDDNDDTDENPLQNETVSQRDSPEVINLSSPGVLTQLLNGSENLSEYRNWRAPQTPTPSEVSYPLSSRSRASRRRISPGPYDSLRRRLSSLGSRSPMTTYSDLASRYTLRPEHEERHRERLQELAEILGLLVDHFVKLEGPIYSAVPEMCRYLMNMNDFYRALTRK, from the exons ATGGACATCAAAGACG AAGCTGTTGTCCCTGGGGCTCACG atGTCTATATCGAGACTGATTCAAGAAatg aaatttatattcaaatagATTCATCGAACCATGATGTtattgatgataatgatgatacgg atgaaaatcctttacagaacGAAACAGTTTCTCAAAGGGATTCCCCAGAGGTAATCAACCTCA GCTCCCCGGGCGTTTTAACTCAGTTATTGAACGGATCAGAAAATCTAAGCGAATACCGTAACTGGAGGGCCCCACAAACGCCAACCCCGTCTGAGGTCAGCTACCCGCTATCGTCCAGGTCCCGCGCCAGCCGACGTCGGATTTCTCCCGGACCCTATGACAGCCTCAGACGGCGTTTATCCAGCCTGGGGTCCCGATCGCCCATGACGACTTACTCTGACCTCGCTTCTCGTTATACCCTTAGGCCTGAACACGAGGAGAGGCATCGAGAAAGGCTGCAAGAGCTGGCTGAAATCCTTGGCCTGTTAGTggatcattttgtaaaattagaGGGTCCTATATACAGTGCCGTACCCGAAATGTGCAGATATTTGATGAATATGAATGATTTTTACAGGGCTCTAACCCGAAAGTAA